Proteins co-encoded in one Aspergillus flavus chromosome 2, complete sequence genomic window:
- a CDS encoding uncharacterized protein (uncharacterized ACR, YagE family COG1723-domain containing protein) translates to MTPARGRVPGQRSPHVLVTDSREQQTSAQPRRRRSPSTRFITVDNVLQYTSDIPSMQQRHPPQPSRARPRSRIASATGGLIGAGTAGASGGGTSAASTAATMGRLAAQPRLPPRSTKVSEKLVLLPESDEVDNKLSEDEEEEDVDEEAVDEELVQRLARDKNLDAEIVRQRLLTQKRLGGDFGVDNDIAPLLAEEELLRRRKVAPEKAKSYAERLPKARRAEKLARVTAYCTAQAYKMSSLATFVKERHGGKTKLYDDCLYTAYHLPLLPGHGGYRLRSSPVVKKPGGKSLLDEEIERNELRDHHEDYMPEAEEHSVLGGRGEHGSQHSDSETPGHDQEGYHEGSGTRAEATDGTAYEHHSQAPVGPPEPTRLLYNVAEMFVFSYGVVVFWNFTDRQEKDLLADLAFATSSVTGTPIPLATMPLQEEDFETEEFHFEYSTEISRPRVYNDMITLRSGDHMIKLAISHGIAQSTKLCFFEEVMARQMAEAKDIPRRLAMTGKLGMKREEVFRILGSLFKSRVEVNLSSNMLDVPNFFWESEPTLYPLYIAVREYLEIKPRIQVLNERCRVFLDLAEILSDSIADSKTSHQTWIIIVLIIISILVTTSEVFLRFGLLSSGKGASSTSFAAALFSRALNPTSPSCSCPVPVPNTGLNTTAMGLLNS, encoded by the exons ATGACCCCCGCAAGAGGACGTGTGCCTGGCCAAAGGAGCCCGCATGTGTTG GTAACCGACTCGCGCGAGCAGCAAACTTCTGCTCAACCTCGCCGTCGTCGTTCTCCATCTACACGCTTCATCACAGTCGACAATGTGCTCCAGTATACATCGGATATTCCCTCAATGCAACAACGTCATCCACCCCAGCCTTCGCGAGCCCGTCCGCGGTCGCGTATTGCATCCGCAACGGGTGGCTTAATTGGCGCAGGGACGGCAGGTGCATCCGGCGGTGGCACCAGCGCAGCAAGTACTGCGGCAACGATGGGCCGTCTCGCAGCTCAGCCCCGTTTACCCCCTCGGTCGACGAAAGTGAGTGAGAAAttggttcttcttcctgagTCGGACGAAGTCGATAATAAGCtgtcagaagatgaggaggaggaagatgttgacgaggaggctgtggatgaggagctgGTTCAGAGACTGGCGAGGGACAAAAACCTCGATGCCGAAATCGTAAGGCAACGACTATTGACACAGAAGAGGCTTGGTGGCGACTTTGGCGTCGACAATGACATTGCGCCCCTGCTGGCAGAGGAGGAGTTATTGCGCCGCCGGAAGGTCGCGCCGGAGAAGGCTAAAAGTTATGCAGAGCGGTTACCGAAGGCTCGTCGTGCGGAAAAGCTGGCTCGTGTGACTGCCTATTGTACTGCACAGGCTTATAAGATGAGTTCCCTCGCGACGTTTGTCAAGGAAAGACATGGAGGAAAGACGAAGCTCTACGACGATTGCCTGTATACCGCGTACCATTTGCCGTTATTACCCGGTCATGGGGGTTACAGGCTCAGAAGTAGTCCGGTTGTGAAGAAGCCTGGTGGAAAATCTCTTCTAGATGAAGAAATTGAGCGGAATGAGCTTCGTGATCACCATGAAGACTACATGCCGGAAGCAGAGGAGCATTCGGTTCTCGGAGGCCGTGGCGAGCATGGCTCACAACACAGTGATAGCGAGACGCCTGGGCACGACCAGGAGGGCTATCATGAAGGCTCAGGGACGAGGGCCGAAGCTACTGATGGCACAGCTTATGAGCATCATAGCCAAGCGCCCGTTGGTCCACCGGAGCCTACCCGATTGCTATACAACGTGGCCGAGATGTTTGTTTTCAGTTATGGCGTGGTAGTGTTCTGGAACTTCACGGACAGGCAAGAGAAGGATCTCCTCGCCGATCTTGCGTTTGCGACGTCGTCCGTGACTGGAACTCCCATTCCGCTGGCTACTATGCCTTTGCAGGAAGAGGATTTCGAAACGGAGGAATTCCACTTTGAATATTCGACTGAAATCTCTCGCCCCCGCGTATACAACGACATGATTACACTACGAAGCGGTGACCACATGATAAAATTGGCTATCAGTCATGGCATCGCCCAGAGTACCAAGCTCTGcttcttcgaagaagtcATGGCCAGACAAATGGCCGAAGCAAAGGACATACCACGTAGGCTCGCCATGACCGGCAAACTGGGCATGAAACGGGAAGAAGTGTTCAGAATTCTGGGAAGCTTATTCAAAAGCAGAGTAGAGGTCAATCTCT CCTCCAACATGCTAGACGTCcccaacttcttctgggAAAGTGAACCAACCTTATACCCACTGTACATCGCTGTCCGCGAATACCTCGAAATCAAGCCACGAATCCAGGTCCTGAACGAACGTTGCCGTGTCTTCCTCGACCTCGCCGAAATCCTCTCAGACTCAATAGCCGACAGCAAGACGTCCC ACCAAACCTGGATCATCATCGTCCTaatcatcatctccattcTCGTCACCACCTCCGAAGTCTTCCTCCGATTCggcctcctctcctccggcAAAGGCGCCTCATCCACCTCCTTCGCCGCAGCCCTCTTCTCGCGAGCCCTAAACCCGACTTCCCCGTCTTGTTCTTGTCCAGTCCCTGTCCCGAACACAGGCTTAAACACAACAGCAATGGGCCTGTTAAATTCATAA
- a CDS encoding putative C2H2 finger domain protein: MDITTILNRKGSAAMVAAEFDHQQFIQNPHLDTSSPKMKPEPGVSEAGDQPVLAYPPHAPLGQVPNMHPDMRYQPQTHPNPALPLLQNPYMPGGYTSAPPMPNGGAPQGRTDPPPKTFHCGTCSKGFARRSDLARHERIHSGIRPHACDWPGCGKQFIQRSALTVHSRVHTGEKPHMCERCGKPFSDSSSLARHRRIHSGKRPYKCPYANCQKTFTRRTTLTRHQNHHTGTIEEAAAETEANLRQNKERVRAPGEGMYSEHGSVHSTPSPAHHPALSPAGELPPLNMPRSSGEYYSMGNGSIPPHVRGDFPQASPRASPTATSPSLSSFGSAPHTRPSMTSHPSGYGPPQPLEPPANNDHRPNSVSGSPHMTSLGWASPSHGSIPSPGSATDFGYSDPNGPAYPNSMPPHMYFPNSTIRRPTSTEPENYEMKPKIGESAWSTPV; this comes from the exons ATGGACATCACAACTATCTTGAACAGAAAAGGTTCTGCAGCCATGGTTGCCGCAGAATTCGATCATCAGCAATTTATACAGAATCCTCATCTTGATACATCATCTCCAAAGATGAAGCCGGAGCCTGGGGTTTCAGAGGCTGGTGACCAGCCAGTACTTGCGTACCCTCCTCACGCGCCGCTCGGCCAAGTGCCAAATATGCATCCGGACATGCGATACCAACCGCAGACACACCCGAACCCTGCGCTACCGCTTTTGCAAAACCCTTATATGCCCGGAGGGTATACAAGTGCTCCTCCGATGCCGAACGGCGGTGCCCCTCAGGGCAGGACAGATCCTCCACCCAAGACATTCCACTGTGGCACTTGTAGCAAGGGATTCGCTCGACGCAGCGATCTGGCGAGACATG AACGGATACACTCTGGTATTAGACCACACGCTTGTGATTGGCCAGGATGTGGTAAACAGTTCATTCAGCGCTCTGCTTTGACCGTTCATTCCCGCGTCCATACAGGCGAAAAGCCGCACATGTGCGAGAGATGTGGAAAG CCTTTTAGCGATTCATCCTCTTTAGCAAGACACCGCCGGATACATTCCGGTAAACGCCCCTATAAATGCCCCTATGCCAATTGTCAGAAGACCTTCACACGTCGTACTACTTTGACACGCCATCAGAACCACCATACCGGTACCATTGAGGAGGCTGCCGCAGAAACTGAAGCCAATCTGAGGCAAAATAAGGAGAGGGTGAGAGCCCCCGGTGAGGGAATGTATTCAGAACATGGCTCTGTTCATTCTACCCCATCTCCAGCTCACCACCCTGCTCTCTCACCAGCTGGCGAGCTCCCTCCATTGAACATGCCCCGCTCGTCTGGCGAATACTACAGCATGGGAAATGGTTCTATTCCTCCGCACGTCCGCGGAGACTTTCCACAGGCCAGTCCTCGCGCTTCTCCAACGGCAACCTCTCCATCTCTGTCCAGTTTTGGTAGTGCTCCACACACCCGGCCATCGATGACTTCTCACCCATCCGGTTACggccctcctcaacctctcGAGCCGCCTGCCAATAATGATCATCGGCCCAACAGTGTTAGTGGGAGTCCCCACATGACAAGCTTGGGTTGGGCTTCGCCGTCACACGGTAGCATCCCGTCACCGGGCTCTGCAACTGATTTTGGTTATTCTGATCCCAATGGTCCAGCATACCCAAACTCAATGCCCCCTCACATGTACTTTCCCAACTCCACCATCCGACGCCCAACTAGCACTGAACCGGAGAACTACGAGATGAAGCCAAAAATTGGCGAGAGTGCATGGTCCACGCCGGTCTAG